GTACATTTCCCTGCATATAATGATAAATGATTTTCTTTATATCACTTGTATcttaaagaaaaagaaagaaagaaagaaagaaagaaagaaagaaagaaagaaagaaagaaagaaagaaagaaagaaagaaagaaagaaagaaagaaagaaaaagaaagaaagaaagaaagaggaaggaaggaaggaaggaaggaaggaaggaaggaaggaaggaaggaaggaaggaaggaaggaaagaaagaaagaaagaaagaaacgataGGATAACATAACACAACCGTAATAATAATGACTCTCTTTATATTACGTACTTGtatcttaaagaaagaaagaaagaaagaaagaaagaaagaaagaaagaaagaaagaaagaaagaaagaaagaaagaaagaaagaaagaaagaaagaaagaaagaaagaaagaaagaaagaaagaaagaaagaaagaaagaaagaaagaaagaaagaaagaaagaaagaaagaaagaagaaacgatAGTAGGATAACAGAACACAACCGTTATCCCTGCTAAGTAAAAACAATATAAGCCATACACCTTCCGGATATAATTTATACTAACAAAACTATAAACAACTAGTATAAAGCAGTTCTGCGTAGAATTAGTGATGTAactggattaattaccatagcaatagatgaatacaatttttgaatgtattgcccctcACGTGTACGCTGTAACTCAtcatcgcaccattgattatcaaagaatagggcCAAGGCATAAAGACCTGAATCACAATTCTTTAGAAATGTCATATTATGCTGACATCACTCatacctgtacgattagtgtctttgaaaagagcggtttgATCTATGATTACACGCACATACACCCCACACActgacatgacaggtgatgagtgtagccTACTTATGTGCAgggcaaaacattcaaaaattgtatccATCTATTGCTattgtaattaatcctgttaaatTAGCTCTATACGGCATATATAAATCACACTAAAAAGCAGCTATAGTTTTATCGCATGACCCACCCCACATTACACTCCCAAATTTCATCAGGATTTAGAATTTCACAGCCAATCCGAAAATCGTAAGAATTCATTCTTCGAAGACGATTCTCCTTAAAAGGAGAATACAATTGATTAcgtatataattatgtttataacAGATTAAAGCATATGTTTTCAATAATATTCTCCTTTAAGTCCCTTCGCAATAAACAACATTGATTATCGCACTGTGCGACAAAATTCTGCCCTGATCACCATTTGGAAAGAGGTATGCACAATGGGTATTAGGCACTAGGCATGCCAAGTTCATCAAGCTTTTACTTCTGGAAACTCTTCCCAAGAAATCATTGCATCGCctggaatgaaataaataaaaaaaaacataattatgtCATATTGCGTATtcattatttgatttatttcaaacTATTTGAtcttagtgcatttgttatgtgtgtgactgTCGTGgtaaattgcaatcatgcttttgttgaatgcatgccaaggggcagtcttcagtgaacggctcttttcagagcgaCTAAAACCTTCCTTGAGGAACACTACAAAATTAGCATATagacgagatctgcttgttctctctctgttgacaaggggcagtcttcagtgaacggctcttttagagccatcagtaggcaagggcggtGTACATGTCTCGTTctttaggtactttgtcctgaagaagtcagagctactcctgacgaaagcatgtcagttctaaacttgtccgacggcgaacccgttaaaaacccactaattgttatgaatacccgtcgtaaaagcctatcccacaatttgcatttgagtagtccgccatatttacggtatggtaCTTCATATTATACCATTATAGCTCAATCTGATCTCATTTGACCCTTACCATTGGCATCGTCATCGTTGAGGAACTCTACAAAGTTGTCAACTGTACCATCAGAAGCTACCCATTCCTCCAACTGTATCTGCTTATTTCGATTCACGTCCAAAAGAGTAAACACTTCTTTCTTTGTAGCATGTGACTCTTTTGCTACCTCTTTTGTGTCACGTTTGCGAAATCTGTAAAACAAGTTGTTACCTTTCATCAGTAAGTATCAAAAATATGGAGGGGTCAAACCAATTACCGCCCATATTTTAGCCCCGGGATTTTAGCAGGGGAATAAAATAATCCAGTGCAAAATAAAATGTCTGGGGCACAGACATGCATCATACATATATATcgatttttgtttttagagagactgtatatcttcgagcttccaaaaaaagctttgtatttttagaatattttagccCATGATctggatgaaaagggctttattgggaaAATGTGTTCGCGTAACGCGCAAAATTTTGTATTGTACACAATTTTGGCCCGTGGTCAgggtgaatttgggtggaaaaggggctccttgccccttttcttttcctttgcccttttaTCAGAgcggcactttttctttcattttttgtcagggggcactctgccctctGCCCCACCCCCTGCGACGCTACTGAATAGGGggtcaaaaacatttaaaaaaaaccaaaagtcACCTTGATAATGGCTGAATATTTGCTCTTCAGAAATTGCGTACGTTTTGGCAAGCACTTTATTGACTTTCTCAGAACTAGATTCAACATTATTTCTTATCTAGTGTGGCAAACCAGTGCTTACGTTACTGAAACGTTCACAAGTAAACATGGCAAATGAAGTAAAAATAGGCTATACACCCAGCATTTGTGGAAGATAACACACAGCCATGATGcatctcaattccagttgaaccttattttaaattccagttgaaactcataaaatccagttgaatttcaccaaatttgacctcaaataagaAAATGTTGTTTGAATTCCAAAAATCTTCCCCGCCTTATCCATTTTAGGATGATTGGTTATGGAATTAAGGTTTTATTGACACAAGGcaacagcaaaaaaaaataaaatagacctAACTCAGTATTCATTATACTCGGTACTTGTTTTTAGACCACGATGTGATTGGGTGACTGGAAAACGAGTAGTCGAGTCACCACTTGCCATGCACCTGAATGCTTTATTTTTCCATCCTATTTCTTAATAAAGTCCCGAGTACACAAattttgttgttcccaaaacaaaatattgttcccTGGGTGGGGGAAAGATCATTGaactttacatggggtcaaattaaAAACTTCATCAAACCTATCTATAGGATGtactgttcttgagttattaccaaaaaggtccAATTTAGGTCAACCGTTTACCTCTCTAAAGAGTCAAAAAAtttaaacttgctccgattttgatgaacatggtgtcaaaatcttcgttttaataaatgatcttaaatacattaggaaatgaatttggagaaaaccttctgttaaccaccagcctgggtggttcacgctccagtaatttcagatgattgagaatacatcaaagaatgtcttccaattcatgaaaacaaatagataatcagcttatcggattaaaagcttacaGGGAacttagagcgtgtttatagtgagccagattatccggtatttagcgtataagtacatcttatacggtattggtcgccactataaacagaccaatagcgctatttgccgcacatattatacggaactgatatccttcgaaatcgatggatattgcagtatattcattccgtatacggccactataaacagacaaggattaacgataccgttattcaaggaagtggagtagggtcatataactctccgagctcaaatttgtcactgtaataacacatcagctacaaatatggtacggtactgtagcaataatgttaaaaaaagtaggccggtatcgtttcgacggcacactatttgaaactggcaccatatttgtgtctcccacattgcattgcggtgacctcgaacacgctgagttcaaccacctcggattcagaatagcgctattggtcgccactataaacagccgagataacggacatgtcacattccagcctaatcccatatgcgtataaagataccgtataaataccgtacaccactataaacacgctcttaggGAAGGTCTtactgctcagcgagtgtttgtaattatcagaaggttttctccaaattcattctctaaggggtggcattttcttcggaaggggggggtcacaaatatgtcggtgaccggagtcaattttttatgacccccctatcgcgggcaaaatttgtttacgacccccctatcgcgggtcaaaaattttatgaccccccccccccccttccaactacacagactcaagaaaaattattcattgccggaactaaggcgcggagcgcatcaaaacttaaaagtgaagaaagtgtgtggagcgcggtaaaatttttattgtaagtgtaaagaaggcgcgcggagcgtgtaaaaattttgcatagattgtacgcacatttcgactgcgaagttaaagaatgcgcgcgcagcgcgcgaaaattttcagtcaccagccctaaataattctataacccccctattttgggtgttaaaaaattataaccccctatttttggtctgaaaattctatgaccccccagtatttttgggaccccccttccgaagaaaatgccagccccctaaggctgcgatcacatagaagtatactattcgggtatacggtgcacgttttgcaggtgcacgcgtatagctgaataaatcgagcaaggcaatttcatagtaccgggtcacataaggctacgatcacattgaagtatactattcgggtatacgatgcacgttttgtaggggcacgcgtatagcttaaatcgagcaaggtaatttcaaggtaatttcatagtaccgggtcacataagagggcactattcggaaaggccgtatacctgcgtatagtatagtatagtgggaatcgtgcatgttcgattttagtgcagcgtataccgtcctaattttaaaactaaaccatatgtgggtaaattcatttattttaatagatgcattatctaattctgcacattatgacaccttattgaatgcaatgtgacctcaagaagtaaagttacaagcatttgattagacgaagaaaattggttaactgacctatactcgctattcgctatacgaaatacgctcattcgatcaggctgagttcacatagtatactcctatatgaactcagcctgatcgaatgagcatattcgtatagcgaataccgtataccgtatacttctcccgatacttctatgtgatcgcagcccaATGAATGCTAGTTAGCAATATGTAGGATGTTTCATTAACTAGATTTCGCATCAAAATAGGtctgaccagagaagatgtaaagaaaggagatagatccagctatcctcaaacaaaatatgtgtgttgccgctcatttaggttttaggtttaacaataaaatacaacaaaagggttcgaacccatgacgggtgtgatacacaagttgctgcttactagttttagggaaaggtcagtgtctgtataccatcaatactatgcataccatgcatgcagatcctaacatccagtttatttcaaataaaatatgaccgaagttccatggcaaataataaataattttgcacgcttggttacgctttcaacctctacgatttatgatacagactattttcaattatcaaaatatctttattaggtttgcaggaaatgacaggaaaatacattaaaacaataaaatatagatgatcaaaaatcatcccgtttctaagaaaatcctaaaacactctcctaaataattaatatatgttccaaaatgggcggatttttttggaatctttacaaaactacatttctttcttatcgtatccacgtgtggtatccctgcagagcaacataaggtacttaacacacacgtgtcatactttcaaggaattatctatagaaacattggatatggtttcaattctggagtgaaaattaatcaaccgtagtcggcaacacacatcacatcaaaggctactttcaagtagatgtgtaactacttgagaataaaggactatgaataggtgcgacaggataacctacgggattatctcaaggatataattccgttcttcctccttctttttcaactttcctgggtCTGACCATAGAAACCCATTGGCCctgaccatggaagaaagagatgagaaggaaccacaacgacttcgatcggccaagttttaatccgcttatctattgacgcatgaaaagaaaagctatcaatggtatttactttcatgtatgatccatttaccgcgatcgatgcttgggaaaatcattactggaaaaaatttataacaaacccatccacgaacaaacaaacgctacccagaagtaagattatggaatttcactgatgttctgaacatgtatagtagctttgttttgggatctacagatcaaactgttttcttgatcgtgttgtgtagaaaatgtcctataaaacatcgaaaaggtaatcaaaatcggccgtttttttgctgagtttcatctttagcaaataaggtaagattttggtgactttttcgatgaaaaatagatgtaaaatgttcttaaataatgcacaatgttccggttgagtccggtacataaaacctgtttaatttaatagtttatatgtgtataatcgtaactagctaactcgtttcagtgccaaagactgccaactctgagaaaaaagttcggaaaaattgggcaaaatggaagaaaaagatgtaggccatcaatgaccgatgatcaccgtcaccaaagaaaatcctatagggtgcttgcacggaaggtcattagttcaaatcatccttcacacacgctccagaagacatgcaaatacatggaatacaataccaatcacctatttaacgcggggtatt
Above is a window of Amphiura filiformis chromosome 7, Afil_fr2py, whole genome shotgun sequence DNA encoding:
- the LOC140157092 gene encoding uncharacterized protein; translated protein: MIPEPGWSCRVQVGRNTHMYPFYRDGAVGVELEHTFRKRDTKEVAKESHATKKEVFTLLDVNRNKQIQLEEWVASDGTVDNFVEFLNDDDANGDAMISWEEFPEVKA